One Ananas comosus cultivar F153 linkage group 23, ASM154086v1, whole genome shotgun sequence genomic window carries:
- the LOC109728443 gene encoding probable U3 small nucleolar RNA-associated protein 11 isoform X2 — MSSLRNAVPRRTHKERAQPEARKKFGLLEKHKDYVLRARAFHKKEETLRRLREKAAFRNPDEFYFKMINTRSVGGIHRPESEANKYTPEELMLMKTQDIGYVLQKVQSEKKKIERLNSMLHTLDSQPSNKHVYFAEDREEAREIQNRASQTSSLPILGDVPRRIKKKTTASYKELEARKKRVKQLEKLYSDMALQKELQKPGRKRKLRPEEIVSDTSKPVYKWRAERKR, encoded by the exons CATCACTAAGGAATGCTGTCCCTCGGCGGACTCACAAGGAGCGAGCTCAACC TGAAGCAAGGAAAAAGTTTGGGCTTCTTGAGAAGCACAAAGACTATGTTTTAAGAGCTCGGGCTTTTCACAAGAAGGAAGAGACTCTGCGG AGACTAAGGGAGAAGGCAGCTTTCAGAAATCCAGATGAGTTCTACTTTAAGATGATCAACACGAGGAGTGTGGGCGGAATTCATAGGCCCGA GAGTGAAGCAAATAAGTACACTCCAGAGGAACTTATGCTAATGAAGACGCAAGACATTGGTTATGTACTTCAGAAAGTTCAGAGTGAAAAAAAG AAAATTGAAAGGCTCAATTCTATGCTCCATACACTGGATAGCCAACCATCAAATAAGCATGTTTACTTTGCTGAAGATAG AGAAGAAGCTAGAGAAATACAAAATAGAGCATCGCAGACTAGTAGTTTGCCTATTCTCGGAGATGTCCCAAGGCGTATAAAGAA AAAGACAACCGCTTCCTATAAAGAGCTAGAAGCTAGGAAGAAAAGGGTCAAACAGCTTGAAAAGTTGTACTCGGACATGGCTCTTCAAAAGGAATTGCAG AAACCTGGGCGCAAGCGTAAACTCCGCCCAGAAGAGATCGTTTCAGACACGAGCAAGCCTGTATATAAATGGCGAGCAGAACGTAAAAGGTAa
- the LOC109728357 gene encoding metacaspase-9 isoform X1, with product MIRHLNKVFAEAAAEKQKLVKFFRREMAGSGKRLATLVGCNYQGTRYELRGCINDVEAMRDTLVGRFGFDPDDVVVLTDAPGAAVVPTGTNVRRALGEMIDAAGPGDVLFFHYSGHGTLIPHGRNRRDEAIVPCDFNLITDVDFRQLVDRLHSDATLTIFSDSCHSGGLIDKEKEQIGPDCPAGDNDRTGPDRTRYIPFPSLFSHLSSLSGIDSPHVGEHLTQLFGEHASSKFSGARVRPFRPDAGILLSGCQTDETSADMPAGNGVERPCGAFSNAVQAVLSVHTAPLSNRELVVRAREALREQGVWQHPCLYCSDANADAPFLFQSK from the exons ATGATCAGGCATTTGAATAAGGTTTTTGCAGAAGCTGCTGCAGAGAAACAAAAG ttAGTAAAATTCTTCAGAAGAGAGATGGCGGGGTCAGGAAAGAGACTAGCCACACTTGTGGGGTGCAACTACCAGGGGACGCGGTACGAGCTCCGCGGGTGCATCAACGATGTCGAGGCGATGCGAGACACCCTCGTCGGCCGCTTCGGGTTCGaccccgacgacgtcgtggtgCTCACCGATGCCCCGGGGGCCGCGGTGGTCCCGACGGGCACCAACGTCCGCCGGGCTTTGGGCGAAATGATCGACGCCGCCGGCCCAGGGGATGTGCTCTTCTTCCACTACAGCGGTCACGGCACGCTCATCCCCCACGGCAGGAACCGGCGGGACGAGGCCATCGTCCCCTGCGACTTCAACCTCATTACAG ATGTGGACTTTCGGCAGCTCGTCGACCGGCTGCACTCCGACGCGACCCTCACCATATTCTCCGACTCCTGCCACAGCGGCGGCCTCATTGACAAGGAAAAGGAGCAGATCGGCCCCGACTGCCCTGCGGGCGACAACGACCGAACCGGACCGGACCGCACGCGCTACATCCCCTTCCCCTCCCTCTTCTCCCACCTGTCCTCCCTCTCCGGCATCGACTCCCCGCACGTCGGCGAGCACCTCACGCAGCTGTTCGGCGAGCACGCGAGCTCTAAGTTCTCAGGGGCGCGTGTCCGGCCCTTCAGGCCAGACGCGGGCATCCTCCTCAGCGGCTGCCAGACCGACGAGACCTCCGCCGACATGCCGGCCGGGAACGGCGTCGAGAGGCCGTGCGGGGCGTTCAGCAACGCCGTCCAGGCGGTGCTGAGCGTGCACACGGCGCCGCTGAGCAACCGAGAGCTGGTGGTCAGGGCGCGGGAGGCGCTGCGCGAGCAAGGCGTCTGGCAACACCCCTGCCTCTACTGCAGCGACGCGAACGCCGACGCCCCCTTCCTGTTCCAGTCCAAATAG
- the LOC109728130 gene encoding dnaJ homolog subfamily C member 2-like, whose translation MDTCARRLLIAYSSEILNGEPVLVSSNCLPVKAFNFEPAGHAFHSAALKILGLGEEEEEDTETDDQSVSSDDRSQAYTAYSDSYTSKGKKKSTSGSKEQDHYALLGLGHLRFLATDEQIRKSYREMALKHHPDKQGALILAEETEEAKQAKKDEIESHFKAIQEAYEVLIDPVKRRIYDSTDEFDDDIPTDCAPQDFFKVFGLAFMRNGRWSANQPIPNLGDDNTPLEEVDKFYNFWYTFKSWREFPHADEYDLEQAESRDHKRWMERQNVKLQEKARKSEYARIRTLVDNAYKKDPRILRRKEEEKAEKKKKKEAKYLARKLQEEEAARAAEEERRRKEEEEKRAAEASLNQKKLKEKEKKLLRKERTRLRSLTASIVSKNELGLSDNDVETLCMSLEMEQLKQLCDEIEKKEGDGRARLLKSAINKDNLDTKKQVNDSQPSGPKASDLKANGVAGEVKQSAPLSNYEKKERPWGKEEIEMLRKGMQKYQKGTSRRWEVISEYIGTSRSVEEILKATKTVLLQKPDSAKAFDSFLEKRKPAQAIASPLSTRVETEGLPAPGSQPASSEAASQSETNSASQKAEARDILSSNGAASGAEQDAWSETQERALIQALKAFPKDVSQRWERVAAAVPGKTVIQCKKKFALMKENFRSKKSTE comes from the coding sequence ATGGATACTTGTGCGAGGCGTCTGCTGATCGCATATTCATCAGAGATCCTCAATGGAGAGCCTGTACTCGTCTCGTCTAATTGCCTTCCTGTGAAGGCTTTCAATTTTGAGCCGGCAGGCCATGCGTTCCATTCTGCCGCACTTAAGATTCTTGGAttaggggaagaagaagaagaagatactGAAACGGATGATCAGAGTGTATCATCAGATGACAGAAGTCAAGCTTATACTGCTTATTCAGATTCCTACACCAGCAAAGGCAAAAAGAAATCCACCTCTGGAAGCAAAGAACAAGACCATTATGCGCTGTTAGGTTTAGGGCATCTGCGGTTCTTAGCCACCGATGAACAAATACGGAAGAGTTATCGAGAAATGGCCTTAAAGCATCATCCTGACAAGCAAGGCGCTCTTATTCTTGCCGAAGAAACAGAGGAGGCGAAACAAGCAAAGAAAGATGAGATTGAAAGCCATTTCAAAGCCATCCAAGAAGCTTATGAGGTTTTAATAGATCCTGTCAAGAGAAGGATATATGATTCCACAGATGAATTTGATGATGATATCCCCACTGACTGTGCCCCACAAGACTTCTTCAAGGTTTTCGGCCTAGCTTTTATGAGAAATGGGAGGTGGTCAGCGAATCAGCCCATCCCTAATTTAGGGGACGATAATACCCCGTTGGAGGAAGTGGATAAGTTTTATAACTTTTGGTATACTTTCAAGAGTTGGAGAGAGTTCCCTCACGCGGATGAGTATGATTTGGAGCAAGCAGAGTCTCGGGACCATAAGAGGTGGATGGAGAGGCAGAATGTAAAATTACAAGAGAAGGCGAGAAAGAGTGAATATGCGCGAATTAGGACTCTCGTTGATAATGCTTATAAGAAGGATCCAAGAATACTTAGGaggaaagaagaggaaaaggcggagaagaagaagaaaaaggaggctAAGTATCTTGCGAGGAAGTTGCAGGAGGAGGAAGCAGCGAGAGCCGCAGAGGAGGAGAGGCggagaaaagaggaagaagagaagagagcaGCAGAAGCTTCTCTTAATCAGAAGAAgctgaaggagaaggagaagaagcttttACGAAAAGAAAGGACTCGTTTGAGGTCACTTACCGCGTCGATTGTTTCAAAGAATGAGCTTGGCCTATCAGACAATGATGTAGAAACTCTGTGCATGTCTCTCGAGATGGAACAACTTAAGCAATTATGCGATGAAATTGAGAAAAAGGAGGGAGATGGAAGAGCTAGATTGCTAAAATCTGCCATTAACAAAGACAACTTGGATACTAAAAAACAGGTGAATGATTCACAACCAAGCGGGCCCAAAGCTTCGGATTTAAAAGCCAATGGGGTGGCGGGAGAAGTAAAGCAGAGTGCTCCTTTAAGCAATTATGAGAAGAAAGAGAGGCCGTGGGGAAAGGAAGAGATTGAGATGCTAAGGAAAGGCATGCAAAAGTACCAAAAAGGTACATCAAGGAGATGGGAGGTTATTTCTGAGTACATCGGCACTTCGAGATCAGTTGAAGAGATTCTGAAGGCCACGAAAACTGTTCTCCTCCAAAAGCCTGACTCTGCGAAAGCTTTCGACTCCTTTCTCGAGAAAAGGAAACCGGCGCAAGCCATCGCTTCTCCTCTTTCGACCAGGGTCGAAACAGAGGGGCTTCCTGCACCTGGGAGTCAGCCGGCTTCTTCAGAAGCTGCTTCTCAGTCAGAAACTAACTCTGCTTCTCAGAAAGCAGAAGCTAGAGATATTTTGTCTTCTAATGGGGCTGCTTCTGGGGCAGAGCAGGATGCATGGTCTGAGACTCAAGAGAGAGCTCTTATTCAGGCATTGAAAGCATTCCCGAAGGACGTGAGCCAACGGTGGGAGCGGGTTGCCGCTGCCGTGCCCGGTAAGACGGTAATTCAGTGCAAGAAGAAGTTTGCTTTGATGAAGGAGAACTTCAGAAGCAAGAAAAGCACGGAGTGA
- the LOC109728443 gene encoding probable U3 small nucleolar RNA-associated protein 11 isoform X1, whose amino-acid sequence MSSLRNAVPRRTHKERAQPEARKKFGLLEKHKDYVLRARAFHKKEETLRRLREKAAFRNPDEFYFKMINTRSVGGIHRPESEANKYTPEELMLMKTQDIGYVLQKVQSEKKKIERLNSMLHTLDSQPSNKHVYFAEDREEAREIQNRASQTSSLPILGDVPRRIKKKTTASYKELEARKKRVKQLEKLYSDMALQKELQKPGRKRKLRPEEIVSDTSKPVYKWRAERKR is encoded by the exons CATCACTAAGGAATGCTGTCCCTCGGCGGACTCACAAGGAGCGAGCTCAACC TGAAGCAAGGAAAAAGTTTGGGCTTCTTGAGAAGCACAAAGACTATGTTTTAAGAGCTCGGGCTTTTCACAAGAAGGAAGAGACTCTGCGG AGACTAAGGGAGAAGGCAGCTTTCAGAAATCCAGATGAGTTCTACTTTAAGATGATCAACACGAGGAGTGTGGGCGGAATTCATAGGCCCGA GAGTGAAGCAAATAAGTACACTCCAGAGGAACTTATGCTAATGAAGACGCAAGACATTGGTTATGTACTTCAGAAAGTTCAGAGTGAAAAAAAG AAAATTGAAAGGCTCAATTCTATGCTCCATACACTGGATAGCCAACCATCAAATAAGCATGTTTACTTTGCTGAAGATAG AGAAGAAGCTAGAGAAATACAAAATAGAGCATCGCAGACTAGTAGTTTGCCTATTCTCGGAGATGTCCCAAGGCGTATAAAGAA AAAGACAACCGCTTCCTATAAAGAGCTAGAAGCTAGGAAGAAAAGGGTCAAACAGCTTGAAAAGTTGTACTCGGACATGGCTCTTCAAAAGGAATTGCAG AAACCTGGGCGCAAGCGTAAACTCCGCCCAGAAGAGATCGTTTCAGACACGAGCAAGCCTGTATATAAATGGCGAGCAGAACGTAAAAG atga
- the LOC109728357 gene encoding metacaspase-9 isoform X2 yields MAGSGKRLATLVGCNYQGTRYELRGCINDVEAMRDTLVGRFGFDPDDVVVLTDAPGAAVVPTGTNVRRALGEMIDAAGPGDVLFFHYSGHGTLIPHGRNRRDEAIVPCDFNLITDVDFRQLVDRLHSDATLTIFSDSCHSGGLIDKEKEQIGPDCPAGDNDRTGPDRTRYIPFPSLFSHLSSLSGIDSPHVGEHLTQLFGEHASSKFSGARVRPFRPDAGILLSGCQTDETSADMPAGNGVERPCGAFSNAVQAVLSVHTAPLSNRELVVRAREALREQGVWQHPCLYCSDANADAPFLFQSK; encoded by the exons ATGGCGGGGTCAGGAAAGAGACTAGCCACACTTGTGGGGTGCAACTACCAGGGGACGCGGTACGAGCTCCGCGGGTGCATCAACGATGTCGAGGCGATGCGAGACACCCTCGTCGGCCGCTTCGGGTTCGaccccgacgacgtcgtggtgCTCACCGATGCCCCGGGGGCCGCGGTGGTCCCGACGGGCACCAACGTCCGCCGGGCTTTGGGCGAAATGATCGACGCCGCCGGCCCAGGGGATGTGCTCTTCTTCCACTACAGCGGTCACGGCACGCTCATCCCCCACGGCAGGAACCGGCGGGACGAGGCCATCGTCCCCTGCGACTTCAACCTCATTACAG ATGTGGACTTTCGGCAGCTCGTCGACCGGCTGCACTCCGACGCGACCCTCACCATATTCTCCGACTCCTGCCACAGCGGCGGCCTCATTGACAAGGAAAAGGAGCAGATCGGCCCCGACTGCCCTGCGGGCGACAACGACCGAACCGGACCGGACCGCACGCGCTACATCCCCTTCCCCTCCCTCTTCTCCCACCTGTCCTCCCTCTCCGGCATCGACTCCCCGCACGTCGGCGAGCACCTCACGCAGCTGTTCGGCGAGCACGCGAGCTCTAAGTTCTCAGGGGCGCGTGTCCGGCCCTTCAGGCCAGACGCGGGCATCCTCCTCAGCGGCTGCCAGACCGACGAGACCTCCGCCGACATGCCGGCCGGGAACGGCGTCGAGAGGCCGTGCGGGGCGTTCAGCAACGCCGTCCAGGCGGTGCTGAGCGTGCACACGGCGCCGCTGAGCAACCGAGAGCTGGTGGTCAGGGCGCGGGAGGCGCTGCGCGAGCAAGGCGTCTGGCAACACCCCTGCCTCTACTGCAGCGACGCGAACGCCGACGCCCCCTTCCTGTTCCAGTCCAAATAG
- the LOC109728358 gene encoding uncharacterized protein LOC109728358: MANPRRGSLQLQNPNPNPTVPFPDPSIPPHSPPPPFSSRALSSSLSSLALFLKKPTAFPFLLSVFILLTWLSLRFHGGGGGGGGAGAATRGSAARAVGGGDLDVDANLVRFSALGFPSLIAKDHRGWLLDPVAAAKGAGLRGGALDCSLPHVGQIRPGGLRGNHRHHSCNETLIIWGAETKFRLENADMKNKGFAEVTIGADEVAIATSPSGTAHALINVDLARSTFFLGCQDTSISPNSSNTDYNVWKDL, encoded by the exons ATGGCGAACCCTAGAAGAGGCTCCCTCCaactccaaaaccctaaccctaaccccacCGTCCCCTTCCCAGACCCCTCCATCCCTCCgcattctcctcctcctcccttctcctctcgcgctctctcctcctccctctcctccctcgccctctTCCTGAAGAAGCCCACCGCGTtccccttcctcctctccgTATTCATCCTCCTCACCTGGCTATCCCTCCGCTTccacggcggcggaggcggtggcggaggcgCCGGGGCCGCCACCCGTGGATCGGCGGCCCGGGCGGTGGGCGGGGGCGACTTGGACGTGGACGCGAACCTGGTCAGGTTCAGCGCCCTAGGGTTTCCTTCCCTGATCGCGAAGGATCATCGGGGGTGGCTGCTCgatcccgtcgccgcggccAAGGGGGCTGGGCTTCGCG GAGGAGCACTCGATTGTTCCTTACCTCATGTGGGCCAGATCCGACCGGGCGGCTTGAGGGGCAACCACCGGCACCACAGCTGCAATGAGACATTAATCATCTGGGGTGCCGAGACTAAGTTTAGG CTAGAAAATGCTGACATGAAAAATAAGGGGTTTGCCGAAGTGACGATTGGGGCAGACGAGGTTGCGATCGCTACGAGTCCGAGCGGGACAGCGCATGCTTTGATCAACGTAGATCTAGCACGATCCACCTTTTTCTTGGGTTGCCAGGATACTTCGATAAGTCCCAACAGCTCGAACACTGACTACAACGTCTGGAAAGATCTCTGA
- the LOC109728451 gene encoding uncharacterized protein LOC109728451, which translates to MAAAMSLCTFKLYLRKQICAQYLGLRPVVQPGSRKPKRSHLCRQSGVSIRRLVVLAITEDSTKSSESDERIPSWARPDSDEPPPWARDEGNENSQSAITIPYFAYLLASAVTAIAAIGSIFEYANQKPVFGVLNSDSVFYAPLLGFFVFTGIPTSAFLWFKSVQAANKEAEEQDRRDGYL; encoded by the exons ATGGCTGCAGCAATGTCTTTGTGCACTTTTAAACTCTATTTGAGAAAGCAAATCTGTGCACAATATCTTGGATTGAGGCCAGTTGTTCAGCCTGGTTCCCGTAAACCAAAACGATCTCATCTTTGTCGGCAATCAGGCGTATCGATTCGTAGGTTGGTTGTGTTGGCTATTACCGAAGATTCCACAAAATCAAGTGAATCGGATGAACGTATACCGTCCTGGGCCAGACCCGATTCTGATGAACCTCCTCCTTGGGCTCGTGATGAAGGCAACGAGAATTCTCAATCAGCGATAACAATTCCTTATTTCGCTTATTTGCTTGCATCAGCTGTGACAGCGATAGCGGCG ATAGGTTCAATATTCGAGTACGCAAATCAGAAACCTGTTTTTGGAGTCCTAAACTCCGACAGTGTGTTTTATGCGCCGTTGCTTGGATTCTTTGTTTTTACCGGAATACCCACATCT GCCTTTCTGTGGTTTAAATCCGTCCAAGCCGCAAATAAAGAAGCGGAAGAGCAAGACCGTAGAGATGGCTATCTATAG
- the LOC109728283 gene encoding uncharacterized protein LOC109728283, which translates to MEGESPNRRSIGSVPKRSSASSRGQHQPSSSSSSFGCKEFLRKFVDSEILTENLQDWFLASSQFDVPFNLTELQNFDYALEGVSFQQLVRMPSALHASTSDSIEATAHLAIEDFLHAGAKGLWETFWGHDSPMPFSVASVHSTSSKFYPAEEAIASGKLEGLCATALFLKNQQHSHGKWDQILELALLRPDIVSVQNRQELSQSAVGEALFFALRVLLSRSLSRSSAALRNSSCVYILPVDSQYGGVVTVEGDVKRLKFDVNNVYECAAEWIKLHAKITVSSVDRIWNKLGNANWVDIGALHILLATFHSLIQYCGKPTNSVEDLLKQRGSRIQNRRKERELGETYGNGDALFRFQKHNRSSEIVEVDEGPAKVRPERIEIGSVLWVEDSHRQKRFQINQVLTDSQYPIYSASPVEEPGKTYFLYVGSNPSQLETAWEDMNSWYQVQRQIKVLTSMRQKGLSGKHLPQLVSSGRIIHPGQCTAPNSKGNCTYPLCGTPVLVTSPFGQTLSDLIRNGLFGPQEALRCCHDCLSALASASSAGIRHGDIRPDNVIRVSNGLNYPYFVLIGWGHAILEEKDRPVMNLYFSSSYALLEGKLCAASDAESLVYLIYFSCGGDSPELDSVEGAIQWREESWSRRAIQQKLGDISAVLKAFADYVDSLCGTPYAIDYEIWLRRFRRTIGEDHGKEIVLSN; encoded by the exons ATGGAAG GTGAGTCCCCCAACCGTAGATCAATTGGGTCTGTGCCGAAAAGGTCCAGCGCGTCCTCACGAGGCCAACACCaaccttcttcatcttcttcttctttcggtTGTAAAGAATTTCTTCGCAAGTTCGTTGATTCTGAGATTCTGACTGAAAATCTCCAAGACTGGTTCTTGGCGTCGTCTCAATTTGACGTTCCTTTCAACCTCACAGAGCTTCAGAATTTCGATTATGCCCTCGAAGGCGTTTCTTTTCAGCAGTTGGTGCGGATGCCGAGTGCTCTTCATGCATCCACGTCTGATTCCATTGAAGCCACTGCCCATCTAGCCATTGAAGATTTTCTCCATGCGGGTGCTAAGGGCTTGTGGGAGACCTTTTGGGGTCATGATTCTCCTATGCCATTCTCAGTGGCTTCCGTGCACAGCACGAGCTCCAAATTCTATCCTGCTGAAGAAGCCATTGCTAGCGGAAAGCTCGAAGGGCTCTGCGCAACAGCTCTTTTTCTGAAAAATCAACAGCATTCGCATGGAAAATGGGATCAGATTCTGGAATTAGCTTTGTTGAGGCCCGACATCGTTTCAGTACAGAATAGGCAAGAGCTTTCTCAATCTGCTGTTGGGGAAGCACTTTTCTTTGCTCTCCGTGTTCTGCTTTCGCGAAGCCTCAGCAGATCATCGGCTGCTCTTCGCAATTCCAGTTGCGTGTATATCCTTCCTGTCGATTCGCAGTACGGTGGGGTGGTAACGGTCGAAGGAGATGTGAAAAGATTGAAATTTGATGTTAACAATGTATATGAATGTGCAGCTGAGTGGATCAAACTACATGCGAAAATCACTGTTTCTTCAGTTGATCGAATCTGGAACAAGCTAGGAAATGCCAACTGGGTGGATATCGGGGCTCTTCATATTCTCCTTGCCACTTTCCACTCTCTAATTCAATATTGTGGAAAGCCTACGAATTCAGTGGAAGATTTATTGAAACAACGTGGTTCTCGTATCCAAAACcggagaaaagaaagagaattggGAGAGACATATGGTAATGGAGATGCTCTCTTTCGGTTCCAGAAACACAATCGTTCTTCTGAAATTGTTGAAGTAGATGAAGGACCTGCAAAAGTTCGACCGGAGAGGATCGAAATAGGATCCGTATTATGGGTTGAAGATTCGCATCGGCAAAAGCGTTTCCAGATTAATCAAGTGTTAACTGATAGTCAATATCCCATTTATAGTGCGAGTCCAGTGGAAGAACCTGGAAAAACATATTTTCTTTATGTCGGTTCCAATCCTTCGCAATTGGAAACGGCATGGGAGGATATGAATTCTTGGTACCAAGTTCAAAGACAGATTAAAGTACTAACCAGCATGAGGCAAAAGGGTCTATCAGGCAAGCACTTGCCTCAATTGGTCTCGTCTGGCCGAATTATTCACCCTGGCCAATGTACTGCTCCTAACTCTAAAGGAAACTGCACTTATCCATTGTGTGGTACCCCTGTTCTTGTGACTTCCCCCTTTGGTCAAACTCTCTCTGATCTAATAAGGAACGGCCTATTCGGTCCCCAAGAAGCCCTCAGGTGCTGCCATGATTGCTTGTCTGCTCTTGCTTCCGCTTCCTCTGCAGGAATTAGGCATGGAGATATCCGTCCCGACAATGTTATCCGAGTGAGCAATGGTTTAAATTACCCTTATTTTGTCCTTATTGGGTGGGGCCATGCTATTCTTGAGGAGAAGGACCGGCCCGTCATGAATCTTTACTTTTCCTCCAGTTATGCTCTTCTAGAAGGGAAACTATGTGCAGCATCAGATGCGGAAAGTTTGgtgtatttaatttatttttcgtGTGGCGGGGATTCCCCGGAGTTGGATTCAGTCGAAGGGGCCATTCAGTGGCGGGAGGAGTCGTGGTCAAGGAGAGCTATACAGCAGAAGCTGGGGGACATCTCAGCTGTGCTAAAGGCCTTCGCTGATTATGTAGATAGCTTATGCGGGACTCCGTATGCCATCGACTACGAGATATGGTTGAGAAGGTTTAGAAGAACGATTGGTGAAGATCATGGGAAGGAGATCGTTCTGTCTAATTGA